In one Natronosalvus amylolyticus genomic region, the following are encoded:
- a CDS encoding TrmB family transcriptional regulator: MDADYVDKLTSLGLSSYEARAYVALVENGVMTADDVATEADVPLGRIYDVLNSLDDRSLIRSDDGRPRTYTHVQPSVAIDRLLERRTTELETKRSAYEQTASSARQTLTELDERGAVDQFATSAFHDEAARDLLLERFDSASHSIRILVDDIELGPDIRDSVVKRLDEQARADCDVQLLGAELADDTGKLQQLIQAGVRVRQADVVPAERFIVIDETEVCLEMQNPIHADELLAVINFRDETIAKDLASSFDEIWRRSGPMNAI, from the coding sequence ATGGACGCCGATTACGTCGACAAATTAACATCCCTTGGACTCTCGAGTTACGAGGCGCGGGCGTACGTGGCACTCGTTGAAAACGGCGTCATGACTGCCGACGATGTTGCGACCGAAGCCGATGTCCCGCTGGGTCGAATCTACGACGTACTCAACTCACTCGACGACCGGTCACTGATCAGGTCGGACGACGGTCGTCCGCGCACCTATACCCACGTCCAGCCATCGGTTGCAATCGACCGTCTCCTCGAGCGTCGAACGACCGAACTCGAGACCAAACGCAGTGCGTACGAACAGACTGCCTCGAGCGCTCGACAAACACTGACCGAGCTTGACGAACGGGGGGCCGTCGACCAGTTTGCCACCAGCGCGTTTCACGACGAGGCCGCCAGAGACCTCTTACTCGAGCGATTCGATTCCGCGAGTCACTCGATTCGAATTCTCGTCGACGACATCGAACTCGGGCCGGATATCCGAGATTCGGTCGTCAAACGACTGGACGAGCAGGCGCGTGCTGACTGTGACGTCCAACTGTTGGGGGCCGAACTCGCTGATGACACCGGGAAATTACAGCAACTCATCCAGGCTGGCGTCCGTGTCCGACAGGCAGATGTGGTTCCTGCGGAGCGATTCATCGTTATCGATGAAACCGAAGTCTGTCTCGAGATGCAAAACCCAATTCACGCCGACGAACTGCTCGCCGTTATCAATTTCCGAGACGAAACGATAGCCAAAGATCTCGCCTCGAGTTTCGATGAAATCTGGCGACGGTCGGGGCCAATGAACGCGATTTGA
- a CDS encoding fibrillarin-like rRNA/tRNA 2'-O-methyltransferase — translation MPELPAGVERRSFDGVERLATRGEPVYGEPTADGWRAWNPDRSKLGAMFELGMDTGLEGGETVLYLGAANGTTVSHVADFAGPTYAVEFSPRPTRDLLEVAERRSRLFPLLKDARKPDTYAHIVEADVDVIVQDVATRGQADVALRNRKFLAEDGRLLLAIKARSEDVTASPENVFSAVRESLESGYEILDSRRLEPHHTDHLGIVARPLE, via the coding sequence ATGCCTGAGCTGCCAGCAGGCGTCGAGCGTCGCTCGTTCGATGGTGTCGAACGACTCGCGACGCGGGGTGAACCCGTGTATGGGGAACCGACTGCGGACGGGTGGCGTGCCTGGAACCCCGACCGGTCGAAACTCGGTGCCATGTTCGAACTCGGCATGGATACCGGGCTCGAGGGAGGCGAAACCGTCCTCTACCTCGGAGCGGCCAACGGCACGACCGTGAGTCACGTGGCGGACTTTGCCGGTCCGACCTACGCGGTCGAGTTCTCTCCGCGTCCGACGCGGGACTTGCTGGAAGTTGCCGAACGTCGCTCGCGACTGTTCCCGTTGCTCAAAGACGCCAGAAAGCCCGACACCTACGCTCACATCGTTGAGGCAGACGTCGACGTCATCGTCCAGGACGTCGCGACCCGTGGACAGGCCGACGTCGCCCTGCGGAACCGCAAATTCCTGGCCGAGGACGGTCGGCTGTTGCTCGCAATAAAAGCGAGAAGTGAAGACGTAACGGCGTCCCCAGAAAACGTCTTCTCTGCGGTTCGTGAGTCACTCGAGTCAGGCTACGAAATCCTCGATTCGCGGCGACTCGAGCCCCACCACACTGACCACCTGGGCATCGTTGCTCGCCCTCTCGAGTAA
- a CDS encoding NOP5/NOP56 family protein, with amino-acid sequence MSGDGWFAGTQDERLERIRHGSAAKPANWPTLAVESASDIEDETTYYDRLHEATVSATRAAVQTRERADDNQLIHAIRSLEDCRRTANELAERLSEWGGTVDPEAGAGIDYAKQLVEEPPADGPEPMLSLAGRVVDLAHQAEELEAYVERQAPVVAPNLSALAGPVLAARLLSLTGSLESLAKKPSGTVQVLGAEEALFAHLRGHAPSPKHGIIFTHEAVRGTRLEDRGSAARALAGKLAIAARIDHYSGEYRPELEAEFEERMATIRARADEGDDKTENGDSHA; translated from the coding sequence ATGAGTGGTGATGGGTGGTTCGCCGGGACACAGGACGAGCGCCTCGAGCGAATTCGCCATGGATCGGCCGCCAAGCCAGCTAATTGGCCGACATTAGCTGTCGAATCGGCAAGCGATATCGAAGACGAGACGACGTATTACGACCGGCTCCACGAGGCAACCGTTTCCGCGACCCGCGCGGCAGTCCAGACTCGCGAACGAGCCGACGACAACCAACTGATTCACGCAATCAGATCGCTCGAGGATTGCCGTCGCACGGCGAACGAACTGGCCGAACGGCTGTCTGAGTGGGGTGGAACGGTCGATCCGGAGGCTGGAGCTGGCATCGACTACGCGAAGCAACTGGTCGAAGAGCCACCAGCCGATGGGCCGGAACCGATGCTATCGCTTGCAGGGCGCGTCGTCGACCTGGCCCACCAGGCCGAGGAGCTTGAAGCGTACGTCGAACGGCAAGCACCGGTGGTCGCACCGAACCTCTCTGCACTCGCCGGACCCGTCCTCGCCGCGAGACTCCTGTCACTTACAGGCAGTCTCGAGTCCCTCGCGAAGAAACCCAGTGGGACCGTGCAGGTTCTCGGCGCCGAAGAGGCGCTGTTCGCCCACCTCAGAGGCCACGCCCCGTCCCCCAAACACGGAATCATTTTCACTCACGAAGCGGTTCGTGGGACGCGTCTGGAAGACCGTGGATCGGCGGCTCGAGCCCTCGCCGGGAAACTCGCTATCGCTGCGCGCATCGACCACTACTCGGGTGAGTACCGTCCCGAACTTGAGGCGGAATTCGAGGAACGGATGGCGACGATTCGCGCTCGAGCGGACGAAGGCGACGATAAAACCGAAAATGGTGATTCTCATGCCTGA